Proteins encoded in a region of the Rutidosis leptorrhynchoides isolate AG116_Rl617_1_P2 chromosome 9, CSIRO_AGI_Rlap_v1, whole genome shotgun sequence genome:
- the LOC139868676 gene encoding ethylene-responsive transcription factor ERN1-like, protein MVKKRKQVTDQEHSSEISFTLNGIVSEAVLTFGGPHQTRKKYLGVRQRPSGRWVAEIKDTIQKVRVWLGTFDTAEQAARAYDEAARLLRGANTRTNFRPSSQPFSTKSKITSLILHRLEARNNSVAAVTSLQTTLKRAVNHNADVAKPEEIGENKLNFSDTCNTSDRYSNTVYESSVPIQVDRSDDNKVASCSGGDTSEEEEEEAAAEGFNLNITDKIGSVCNFSPFEMAQEIAFDPVQDGKEEPLTISESMRRMQYERKFSASLYAYHGITECLGRKFGP, encoded by the exons ATGGTTAAGAAGAGAAAACAAGTTACAGATCAAGAACACAGTTCTGAAATAAGCTTCACTCTGAATGGGATAGTGAGTGAAGCAGTGCTAACTTTCGGTGGCCCCCACCAAACTAGGAAGAAATATTTAGGGGTCCGACAGCGTCCATCTGGCAGATGGGTCGCTGAAATCAAAGACACCATACAAAAAGTTAGAGTATGGTTAGGCACTTTTGACACTGCTGAGCAAGCCGCTCGAGCCTATGATGAGGCCGCTCGGTTACTACGAGGAGCCAACACTCGCACGAATTTCCGGCCTTCTTCTCAACCGTTTTCAACCAAATCTAAAATTACTAGCCTTATTCTTCACAGGCTTGAGGCCAGGAACAATTCTGTAGCTGCAGTCACTTCACTACAGACTACTCTTAAGCGTGCTGTCAATCATAATGCTGATGTGGCAAAGCCCGAGGAAATCGGAGAAAACAAGCTGAATTTTTCAGATACATGCAACACGAGTGATCGTTACAGCAACACGGTCTATGAGTCGTCTGTACCAATTCAAGTGGATAGATCTGATGATAATAAGGTAGCTTCATGTTCAGGTGGAGATACAAGTG aagaagaagaagaagaagcagcaGCAGAAGGGTTTAATTTAAACATCACTGATAAAATTGGATCAGTTTGTAACTTTTCTCCATTTGAAATGGCTCAAGAAATAGCATTTGACCCGGTTCAAGATGGGAAAGAAGAGCCATTGACAATAAGTGAATCAATGAGAAGAATGCAATACGAACGCAAGTTCTCCGCTTCTCTTTACGCTTATCATGGTATAACAGAGTGCTTAGGGCGAAAATTTGGACCATGA